One region of Pan paniscus chromosome 5, NHGRI_mPanPan1-v2.0_pri, whole genome shotgun sequence genomic DNA includes:
- the MED20 gene encoding mediator of RNA polymerase II transcription subunit 20 isoform X1: MGVTCVSQMPVAEGKSVQQTVELLTRKLEMLGAEKQGTFCVDCETYHTAASTLGSQGQTGKLMYVMHNSEYPLSCFALFENGPCLIADTNFDVLMVKLKGFFQSAKASKIETRGTRYQYCDFLVKVGTVTMGPSARGISVEVEYGPCVVASDCWSLLLEFLQSFLGSHTPGAPAVFGNRHDAVYGPADTMVQYMELFNKIRKQQQVPVAGIR, from the exons TGTGTCCCAGATGCCTGTGGCCGAGGGCAAGAGTGTTCAGCAAACCGTAGAGCTCCTTACCCGGAAATTGGAGATGCTTGGGGCAGAGAAGCAAGGAACATTTTGTGTGGACTGTGAGACTTACCATACGGCCGCCTCTACCCTTGGCAGCCAAG GTCAGACCGGGAAGCTGATGTATGTGATGCACAACTCAGAGTACCCATTGAGCTGTTTCGCCCTCTTTGAGAATGGCCCTTGCCTTATTGCTGACACCAACTTTGATGTGCTTATGGTGAAGCTCAAGGGCTTTTTCCAGAGTGCTAAGGCCAGCAAGATTGAGACCCGGGGCACCCGGTACCAGTACTGTGACTTCCTGGTGAAGGTGGGCACGGTCACAATGGGGCCCAGTGCCCGGGGCATCTCTGTGGAG GTGGAGTATGGCCCCTGTGTGGTAGCTAGTGACTGCTGGAGTCTGCTGCTCGAGTTCCTACAGAGTTTTCTAGGCAGCCACACACCAGGGGCTCCCGCAGTGTTTGGGAACAGACATGATGCGGTCTACGGCCCAGCAGATACCATGGTCCAGTACATGGAACTCTTCAACAAGATCCGCAAGCAGCAGCAGGTGCCGGTGGCTGGGATTCGTTAG
- the MED20 gene encoding mediator of RNA polymerase II transcription subunit 20 isoform X2 translates to MYVMHNSEYPLSCFALFENGPCLIADTNFDVLMVKLKGFFQSAKASKIETRGTRYQYCDFLVKVGTVTMGPSARGISVEVEYGPCVVASDCWSLLLEFLQSFLGSHTPGAPAVFGNRHDAVYGPADTMVQYMELFNKIRKQQQVPVAGIR, encoded by the exons ATGTATGTGATGCACAACTCAGAGTACCCATTGAGCTGTTTCGCCCTCTTTGAGAATGGCCCTTGCCTTATTGCTGACACCAACTTTGATGTGCTTATGGTGAAGCTCAAGGGCTTTTTCCAGAGTGCTAAGGCCAGCAAGATTGAGACCCGGGGCACCCGGTACCAGTACTGTGACTTCCTGGTGAAGGTGGGCACGGTCACAATGGGGCCCAGTGCCCGGGGCATCTCTGTGGAG GTGGAGTATGGCCCCTGTGTGGTAGCTAGTGACTGCTGGAGTCTGCTGCTCGAGTTCCTACAGAGTTTTCTAGGCAGCCACACACCAGGGGCTCCCGCAGTGTTTGGGAACAGACATGATGCGGTCTACGGCCCAGCAGATACCATGGTCCAGTACATGGAACTCTTCAACAAGATCCGCAAGCAGCAGCAGGTGCCGGTGGCTGGGATTCGTTAG